In Betaproteobacteria bacterium, one genomic interval encodes:
- a CDS encoding ATPase P: MRIEIPGVGTLDIEHVVLDFNGTLAVDGGLLPGVAQRLGDLARHLRIHVVTADTFGSVARELAGLPCEIVKLATHHQGEAKLAYVRRLGLDSCACIGNGFNDRLMLRESVLGIGVIQGEGAAVPALVAARVVCHDIFDALDLLRHPKRLAATLRD; this comes from the coding sequence CGAATCGAAATACCCGGAGTGGGCACGCTCGACATCGAGCACGTGGTGCTGGATTTCAACGGGACCCTTGCCGTGGACGGAGGACTGCTGCCAGGCGTCGCGCAACGCCTGGGCGACCTCGCCCGCCACCTGCGAATTCATGTCGTCACCGCTGATACGTTCGGCAGCGTCGCGCGCGAGCTCGCGGGATTGCCGTGCGAGATCGTCAAATTGGCGACCCACCATCAGGGCGAGGCAAAGCTCGCTTATGTGCGGCGCCTCGGCCTTGATAGCTGCGCATGCATCGGCAACGGCTTCAACGACCGCCTGATGCTGCGCGAATCGGTGCTCGGCATCGGGGTGATTCAGGGCGAGGGCGCGGCGGTGCCGGCGCTCGTCGCCGCACGCGTCGTCTGCCATGACATCTTCGACGCCCTCGATTTGCTACGACACCCCAAGAGGCTCGCCGCGACGTTGCGCGACTGA